atcttattttttttttaattataaacTTATTTCGAGTAAAAATGTAAATTCGCTCTATTTAGATTCTTAGTATTTTTACACATTaacaattgtagataattaaaaataaaattcaaagtacattactttattttattattagttCTAGTTGTTTAATTCTCTATATATGACAAACTAAAATAGTGCATTCGTACAGGCTCTACCTAAATTGAAATTAACCCGATTCAATCCCAGACTGATTGACCCATTTACCAATTTTTTtttgtctaaaccatccggtaattcGAATTACATTGGACCGattaatccggatttcggggcgtatccaaggattacggtatttaaacccctcatAATCGCAGTTGTGGGGATCGATCCGCAACCCATTTACCAAAAATTTGAATAAGCGAACTCGAGATCCAATTAGCAACACCATTTTCTCAACtcataattcattcattcattcatccacCTTTCCTCCAcatctcctcttcctcctcctcattCCACACCAAAACCATGTCCTTTCACtaactccccctcccctcccctcccctcccttccccttcccttccctccctttcccttcctttCATGTCTCCACCCACCACCAACAAGCGCCCTCCCACCTCTCCGTCTTTTGAGCCGCCACCGATGAAGAAAACCAAGTCACACTCTCAGTCATCACACTCTCACTCACTCGACACCAAAAACGGTCTCCATCACCACTCCTccgccaccgccaccgccaccgccaccgccaccgtACCCGATGTCGATATCGATTCCATAAACGATGAGGAgcttaaaaataataacaataacgcTCACGCTATCGTCTCGCCGTCTTCTGATGGATTTACTGCTAATCTCACCAGGAAGAAGGCTTCCTTACCTAATCCTTCTACTAAAAAGCTTGTTATTAAGCCTTTTAAAGGTTAGTTTTGCCCTAATtttgatttttagggtttttgtaaaTTTGAATTGGTTCGTTTATTAGCCTGTTTTGTGTGAATTAGGGTGGTAGTTTAGGCGGATTAAGATTAGATTTGATTAGATTAGATTATGAACCTATTTTTgacatgaaaatgtttatatgAATTGTTATAGGTTAGAATTGTTTAGTTATTAGTCTGTTTTGTGTGGATTAGGGTGGTAGTTTAGGTAGATTAAGGTTAGATTTGATTACGAGCCCAGTTTCGCCGAGAAAATGCTTATATGAATTGTTATTGGTTAGAATTGTTTAGTTATTAgtctgttttgtgtggatttggGTGTTAGTTTATGTGgatttagattagattagattagattagactAGATTATGAGCCCAGTTTCGCCGAGAAAATGTTTATATGAATTGTTATAGGTTAGAATTGCTTAGTTATTAGTCTGTTTTGTGTGGATTAGGGTAGTAGTTTAGGTGGATTaagattagattagattatgaGCCCAGTTTTGCCGAGAAAATGTTTATATGAATTGTTATAGGTTAGAATTCTTTAGTTACTAGTCTGTTTTGTGTGGATTAGGGTAGTAGGTGGATTTGGATTTGATTTGATTATGAGCCTGATTTCGATGAGAAAGTGGTGATTTTATTCGATTCTTGCTGATTTGCTATGAGGAGACAAGATAAGAATGATAAGATTTGATTATGAGCCTAATTTCATCGAGAAAGTTGTGTTTTTTATTATTGCTGTGAGGAGGTAAGAAAAGAGTGGTTGTGAGAATGGAGTTGTTAAGATGGAACGGTGAAATGGTAGATTAGTAGTGTTATTATGCTGTCATGATGTTTGGTTGATTGGCCGCCAtttttaaatttatatgaatgttaTAGACTAGAATTGTTTCGTCATTTTTCACTAGTCTGTTTTGTGTGAACTAGGGTATTAGCTTAGTTGGATTCAGATTTggttagattagattagattatgcGCCTATTTTCGTCAGAAAGTGTGTTTGATTATTGCTGTGAGGAGGCAATAAGAGAGTGGTTGTGTGAATGGATTTGTTGAGATGGAATGGTGAAATGGTAGATGGTAGATTAATAGTGTTATTATCCTATCATGATGTTTGATTGGCCACCGTTTgtaaatttatatgaatgttaTAGACTCGAAATGCTCTGTTATTAGCCTGTTGTGTGAATTAGGGCATTAGATTTGGTAATCAGCTTAATGAGCTTGCTTTGTAAATTGTTGGCAATCTAATTTCACCGAGAAGGTGGTGATTTGTTTTCGATTGAATTGGTATAAGGAGGCGAGAAAAGAATGGTTATGGTTATGGTTGTGGGAATGCTTTGGGAGTTTGATTATAGTTAATGATGGAGGTGTTACGGAAAGTGAAATGGTAAATTAGCAGTTTCCTATCGTGATCTTGTTCGGTTGCCTTTATTGGTTTGATGGCGAGAATTGGGGAGAAAGGAAGGGGAGAGAATTGGTGAAATTTGTTCTCCCGCCTACAAGGTGATTCAAAAATCCTTGCTGCATAtggaaaatttgaaggaaaacTTTTGTTCCTCCATTCCCACTCCCTTCTCTCCCGTAATTCTATCTAAAAAGTGCATTGGGAAGCTCCCCTTCTCTCCCATAATTCTATCTAAACAATGCGTTGGGGAGCAATTGAGGGAAGATAATTTGAGGAATTTTGGTTCCCCTTGTTCCGATAGCGAGAGGGTTTGgagatcccccccccccccaaccaaTATAAGGTGAATTAGAattcccctccccttctctcgcAATATTTTATGTTGACAACGAGTTCAGTGTTTCTGCAACATCACCAAGTTAGTATCTAATGAGATATTTGTGTATACATTTTGGAAGCAATGATCAAAGGACATAAATTTTCGAGGGGTTATTGCTTTGTGTATGATGACTTCAGGTTCCATTACAATCATTTTAAGGATGTAGTTTGACTTACAAAAATGTAGATTTTAAATATGTAAGTGTCATCTTCACCTATCATGTTGTGTGACATATGATCAAAGGACATTAGGTTAGGCTCCATTGCTTTTGTATCTGTTTTATAGATGTAAATAATATCATGTAGTAGTCAACTTCCATTATTAACTCGATAAGTTATTTGTCATAGTGACCTGTTTAATTGTTAGCAAGCTGTTGTTTGACATGATTCTCAAACCATTTACTGAGATCATTatgttaagttttttttttttttttttcctgctaCATACCATTACACCAACAGTAAAGCTTGAAAGAGGGGAGGGGTTGGGAGAGGGAATTTATTCGATCACCACACCTGATGCCAAGCATATCACCTTGACCGTACTTGACAGTTATCTTGTTTTTAATCAGCCCGAGTCGTAGCGACCGGTTGTGTATAAGCTTCTTCTTGCGGGGCCATGTCTGGTAGGTAAGTGAGTATAGGAAAGGCTGATCAATGTTGTCATTTTTGCAGCCAAAACGCTAAATTTTGTGTGGGTTTTAGCCATAGGTGTCGATTGAAATTAGACTTGTTGGGAAGTTAATTCGGACACTTTCTAGCCAACTTCTTTGTGAAGTCATGCATACAATGTCAAATCTAGTGATGGTTTAATTGGAAGGGAAACTGCAAGGGATGCTTCTAATTGAATGTTCATTCCTCAATTTCTGAATATTTTCTAGCATTGATGTCTATAAGGTGGGTATTGGAAAGATTACTACATTTTGGAAGATACAGGAAGCTTTTGCGTGGTTCTCTTGTTTTCTTGCGGTTATGGTCTTCTTGATCTTGAAGACTTGCCTCAGAAGATAATCTTCATTTTGTGCAGGCGTAGTTGTACAAGTATGATGACTAATTATAAGATGCATCCTTTACTGGTCACAAGTAGTCTAATATTGGGAATAAGTTTCtgtctcgttttgtttttattcCGTTGTCAACCTTGCATTAGCCAATTTCCCTGAACAATAGTAGTAGATCAAGTTAATTGATTACGTGATATTAAAGCAAGATCATTGTTTAGTTACGATGATATAATTTTGCATTTACCTATACACAGCTCTAATCACATTCTCCTATGCTCCTTATGAAACAGCTAAACCTACATTACCCCCTACTTTTGAGGAAGACACTTGGGCAAGGTTGAAGTCTGCCATAAATGCTATATTCTTAAAGCAACGTGATTCGTGTGACTTGGAGAAACTTTATCAGGTATAGTATCTGCTCCCTAATTTTGCCAGGAGGATGAGACGTTTATGGTACCGCTGTATATACCATTGATAGTTGTGTGATTCATATATCTTTTTAGGCTGTTAATGATCTTTGCCTGCACAAAATGGCGGGAAGCCTTTATCAACGGATAGAAAAGGAGTGTGAAGCACACATATCTGCAGTACTGCGCTCATTGGTTGGACAAAGCCCTGATTTGGTTGTTTTTTTGTCACTCGTTGAGAAATGTTGGCAAGACCTTTGTGACCAAATGCTTATGATTCGTGGCATTGCTTTATACCTTGATAGAACATACGTAAAACAGACCCCAAATGTGAAGTCATTATGGGACATGGGATTGCAGCTTTTCCGTAAGCATCTTTCATTGTGCCCAGAAGTTCAGCACAAAATTGTTACTGGACTCCTGAGGATGATTGAAAGGGAAAGGTGATTACCAAATTTGTTTTGTTCTGACAAGTTATCTCGGTTGGCAGTGTCCCCTGAAATAATTAAAGCCATCTAGGTTGACTGTGGTGGTACTTGCCTAAATAAATGTCTTTTAGAATACAAAAAGTTAATGCACTCTGTACTCTATTAGATAAGTTATATTGCTCAATCTCTTAGCCTTCTGTGGGTTAAATTCCAATCTGGAGAATTAGCTATGTGATATGTTAAATagtgcttatagaaagtgaccaTAACAGAAAAGAAAGCTATTTACAGCCTAATTTTGCAGAGTGTTATGGGAAATTCAAACAGTGATTCCTCTATGGTTCTTATAATATAGCATTGAAAAGTATAATCTAACTTTTATGAAAGCTATGAACATTGTcctacggagtattatttttatgTGAACTTACTTCTAACTGTTGTTTCAGATTAGGGGAAGCTGTGGATAGGACACTTCTCAATCATCTTTTGAAGATGTTTACAGCTTTGGGGATATACCAAGAAAGCTTCGAAAAACCATTCCTTGTTTGCACCGAGGAATTTTATGCTGCTGAAGGTGTTAAATACATGCAACAATCAGATGTTCCAGATTATTTAAAGCATGTGGAGGTATGTTTCTGATGCAGTACCACATCTGCAATTCTCTCATCGTGCATCATTTCGTTGCATGATCCTTTTTCTGTAATCTCAGAATTGTTGATTCTTGATGTCTTACCATCTATAAGATTATACATGTTTGACAATCACCATCTAGAATTGTTTTATGGCGAGAGATCTAAAACTGTTGCTACTTACAGACGAGGTTgcatgaagaacaagagagatgcTCACTTTATCTAGATCCCAGTACTAGAAAACCACTCATTACAACTGCTGAAAAGCAACTTCTTGAGCGGCATATTTCTGCTATACTTGACAAGGTCCGGATCTTTTTAAGTTAACTGTATGTTTTCTTTACGTTTTAGTCAATTCACTGAATTTTATTTCGTCCTTTGGGATAGGGCTTTATGATGCTAATGGATGGGAGCCGCATAGAGGACCTCCGAAGGATGTATAATCTGTTTGTTAGGGTTAATGACCTTGAATCATTGAGGCAAGCATTAAGTTCTTACATCCGGAAGGCTGGTCAGGCCACTGTTATGGATGAAGAAAAAGATAAGGATATGGTTTCTTGCCTATTGGAGTTCAAGGTAGTTCTTGATAAAATATGGGAAGAAAGTTTCTCAAAGAATGAGTCGTTCAGCAACACAATCAAGGATTCATTTGAATACCTCATCAATCTACGTCAAGTG
This sequence is a window from Silene latifolia isolate original U9 population chromosome 8, ASM4854445v1, whole genome shotgun sequence. Protein-coding genes within it:
- the LOC141596302 gene encoding cullin-4-like; amino-acid sequence: MSPPTTNKRPPTSPSFEPPPMKKTKSHSQSSHSHSLDTKNGLHHHSSATATATATATVPDVDIDSINDEELKNNNNNAHAIVSPSSDGFTANLTRKKASLPNPSTKKLVIKPFKAKPTLPPTFEEDTWARLKSAINAIFLKQRDSCDLEKLYQAVNDLCLHKMAGSLYQRIEKECEAHISAVLRSLVGQSPDLVVFLSLVEKCWQDLCDQMLMIRGIALYLDRTYVKQTPNVKSLWDMGLQLFRKHLSLCPEVQHKIVTGLLRMIERERLGEAVDRTLLNHLLKMFTALGIYQESFEKPFLVCTEEFYAAEGVKYMQQSDVPDYLKHVETRLHEEQERCSLYLDPSTRKPLITTAEKQLLERHISAILDKGFMMLMDGSRIEDLRRMYNLFVRVNDLESLRQALSSYIRKAGQATVMDEEKDKDMVSCLLEFKVVLDKIWEESFSKNESFSNTIKDSFEYLINLRQNRPAELIAKFLDEKLRAGNKGTSEEELEGTLDKVLVLFRFIQGKDVFEAFYKKDLAKRLLLGKSASIDAEKSMISKLKTECGSQFTNKLEGMFKDIELSKEINESFRLSSQARTKLPSGIEMSVHVLTTGYWPTYPPMDVRLPHELNVYQDIFKEFYLSKYNGRRLMWQNSLGHCVLKADFPKGKKELAVSLFQAVVLMLFNDAEALSFQDIKDATAIEDKELRRTLQSLACGKVRVLLKEPKGREVEDCDSFVFNEGFSAPLYRIKVNAIQMKETVEENTSTTERVFQDRQYQVDAAIVRIMKTRKVLSHTLLITELFQQLKFPIKPADLKKRIESLIDREYLERDKNNPQIYNYLA